DNA from Planctomycetota bacterium:
CGGGGCGCCTGGTCCGGCCCGGTCGCCACCGGGGGCAACGTCACCGTCGCGCGCGGCGCCTCGTGCGGCGGGCGGGGCGGGCTCCGCGCCTCGGGCGATGTCGACGTCCAGGGCACCGTGCGGGGCGATGTCGCCAGCGGGGGCTCGGTCCGGGTCTCCAGCCGCGGCTGCGTCGAAGGGTGCGTCCACGCCACCAGCCTGCTCGTCGAGCCCGGGGGCACGCTCGTCGCGCCCACGGTGCGCATCGCCCCGCCCTGACGCGCGCCGGTGCCGGCGAATTCGCACGCCCGCGCGCGGTACGATCGCCCGTGCTCCACGTCGCGATGCGCATGCTCTTTGGTGATCGCTCCAAGTACGCCACGCTCGTGGCGGGCCTGGCGTTCGCCGCGTTGCTCATGTGCCAGCAGGGCGCGATCTTCCTGGGGCTGCTCACGCAGGCGACCGGCCCGCTCCAGAACATCCGCCAGCCGGACCTGTGGGTCGCCGACCCCGGCATCCAGTGGATCTCGGAGTACAGGGCGCTCTCCGACGAGAAGCTGGCGCGGGTGCGCAGCGTCCCGGGCGTCAGGTGGGCCGAACCCCTGTTCAACGCCTACGCCGTCACCGAGCTGCCCGACAACAACTTCAAGCGCGTGCAGATCATCGGCATCGCGCGCACGACGCTCGTCGGACGCCCCGAGGAGATGATCGAAGGACGCGTCGAGAACCTCTGGCAGCCCGACGCGATCATCGTCGAGGAGAACTCGGCGGTGCTGATGGGCGGCGTGCGCATGGGCGACGTCATCAAGATCAACGACCAGCGCGCGGTCGTCGTCGGCATCGCACGGGCCAAGCGCGGCTTCGAGAGCAACGGCATCATCTACACGACGTTCGACAACGCCGTGCAGTTCAGCCCCACGGGTCGCGAGACCATCAGCTACGTGCTCGTGAAGGTGAAGGACGGGTTCGACATCGCCGAGGTGCAATCACGCATCAGCGCGCTGGGCGACGTGGCGGCGTTCACGCCCGGCGAGTTTCGCGCGCGCTCCACACGGTTCATCATCGTCGCCACCGGCATCGGCGTGAACTTCGGCATCACCATCACGCTGGGCTTCGTCGTCGGGCTGCTGCTCTCCGCGGCGATCTTCTACCAGTTCACGCTCGAGAACCTCCGGTCCTTCGCCGTGCTGAAGGCGATGGGCACCTCCACCCTGCGTCTGGTGGGCATGGTGCTGATGCAGGCGCTGGTGGTGGGCGTCATCGGGTTCGGGATCGGCGCGGGGGTCGCGGGGCTGTTCACGCTGCTGTCGCGCAAGGCCGACAGCGACCTCTCGACGTACTTCCCCTGGCCCCTGCTCGTGGGGTCGTTCTTCGCGACGCTGCTGACCATCGGCGTGGGCAGCCTGCTGAGCATCCGCCGGGTGATCACGGTCTCGCCGGGCACGGTCTTCTCGTCGTAGCGGCGCACGCGTGCTCGGCGCGCGTTCCCTACGCTTGGCGCGTGATCCGCTGGCTCACCATCGTGCTGTCGGTGCTCGGCCTGGGCGTGGGCGTCTACGCCGTCGCGACGGCGGACGAGACGCCCCCGCAACTTCCCCTCGCGCGTCCCGCGTCGGTGAACCCGTTCGACCGTGGCGTGGCGGCGCTGGGCATCGTCGAGCCCGCGGGCCGCGACGTGGGCGTGCTGCCCCCCGAGCCCGGGCTGGTCGTCAAGGTGCACGTGGAGGTCGGGCAGCAGGTGCGGGCCGGCGAGGCGCTCTTCGAGCTCGACCAGCGGGCGCTGCAGGCCGATCTCGTCCGCGCACGGGCGGCGGTGGCGGCGGCGCAGGCGGAGATCGACCGGTGGCACGCGCTGCCGCGCGTCGAGGACGTGCCCGCCTTCGAGGCCGATGTCAGCCGCGCACGCGCGCTGCTGAAAGACCGCGAGGACACGCTCGCCCGGACGCGCGAGGCCTCGCAGCGCGGGAGCGGGAACGAGCGCGAGATCTTCGCGGCGCAGTTCGCGGTCGACGTCGCG
Protein-coding regions in this window:
- a CDS encoding ABC transporter permease — translated: MLHVAMRMLFGDRSKYATLVAGLAFAALLMCQQGAIFLGLLTQATGPLQNIRQPDLWVADPGIQWISEYRALSDEKLARVRSVPGVRWAEPLFNAYAVTELPDNNFKRVQIIGIARTTLVGRPEEMIEGRVENLWQPDAIIVEENSAVLMGGVRMGDVIKINDQRAVVVGIARAKRGFESNGIIYTTFDNAVQFSPTGRETISYVLVKVKDGFDIAEVQSRISALGDVAAFTPGEFRARSTRFIIVATGIGVNFGITITLGFVVGLLLSAAIFYQFTLENLRSFAVLKAMGTSTLRLVGMVLMQALVVGVIGFGIGAGVAGLFTLLSRKADSDLSTYFPWPLLVGSFFATLLTIGVGSLLSIRRVITVSPGTVFSS
- a CDS encoding polymer-forming cytoskeletal protein; amino-acid sequence: MSTRELLAPAHPGRQVVCPHCRRVLTVARRAMSTTCASCYKGVTLEDTVVRGAWSGPVATGGNVTVARGASCGGRGGLRASGDVDVQGTVRGDVASGGSVRVSSRGCVEGCVHATSLLVEPGGTLVAPTVRIAPP